In Burkholderia sp. NRF60-BP8, a single window of DNA contains:
- a CDS encoding sugar phosphate isomerase/epimerase family protein: protein MKIALDPYMIRHLPLDRLPHAVAELGYDQIELSPRSDFLDWWVMPRATRERMAAFRQAMRASGVGLASLQPMYRWASPFEDERQWAVRCWQKAIEVAVEMECPLMVSEFGRGASPERSVGERPGANPKELCEAAWFRSMDALLPILERERIVLSVEPHPEDWIEQLQPAIDIVTNIGSPSLKLSYIAPHTFYYGDDMAAMIATAAPILAHVRVADTFDHRKSSQLRYIVNPPGSNQIRVHQHLDIGQGEIDWDVFFGALGAAGFDGVMSSCVFAWEDRAEASSRYMRDTIQRYVERHFERAAAR, encoded by the coding sequence ATGAAGATCGCTCTGGATCCCTACATGATTCGCCACCTGCCGCTCGACCGGCTGCCGCATGCGGTCGCCGAGCTCGGCTACGACCAGATCGAGCTGTCGCCACGCAGCGACTTTCTCGACTGGTGGGTGATGCCGCGCGCGACGCGCGAGCGCATGGCCGCGTTCCGACAGGCGATGCGCGCGAGCGGCGTCGGTCTCGCGTCGCTGCAGCCGATGTACCGCTGGGCGAGCCCGTTCGAGGACGAGCGGCAATGGGCCGTGCGCTGCTGGCAGAAGGCGATCGAGGTCGCAGTGGAGATGGAGTGCCCGCTGATGGTGTCCGAGTTCGGGCGCGGCGCGTCGCCGGAGCGTTCGGTCGGCGAGCGGCCGGGCGCGAACCCGAAGGAGCTGTGCGAGGCCGCGTGGTTTCGCTCGATGGACGCGCTGCTGCCGATCCTCGAGCGCGAACGCATCGTGCTGTCGGTCGAGCCGCATCCGGAGGACTGGATCGAGCAGCTTCAGCCGGCGATCGACATCGTCACGAACATCGGCTCGCCGTCGCTGAAGCTGTCGTACATCGCGCCGCACACGTTCTACTACGGCGACGACATGGCCGCGATGATCGCGACCGCCGCGCCGATTCTCGCGCACGTGCGCGTGGCCGACACGTTCGATCACCGCAAGAGCAGTCAGTTGCGCTACATCGTGAACCCGCCGGGCTCGAACCAGATCCGCGTGCACCAGCATCTCGACATCGGGCAGGGCGAGATCGACTGGGACGTGTTTTTCGGCGCGCTCGGCGCGGCCGGCTTCGATGGCGTGATGTCGTCGTGCGTGTTCGCGTGGGAGGACCGCGCGGAAGCGTCGTCGCGCTACATGCGCGACACGATCCAGCGCTACGTCGAACGCCATTTCGAGCGGGCGGCCGCGCGCTGA
- a CDS encoding Gfo/Idh/MocA family oxidoreductase, which translates to MTLQIGVIGCGAIGQDHIRRLTRTLSGARVVAVNDIDPQQARDAVTKYGLDAEIYGDGHDVVAAADVQAVLVTSWGPTHEAFVLDAIAHGKPVFCEKPLAVTADGCMRIVEAEIAHGKRLVQVGFMRPYDEGYRALKRVIDSGEIGAPLMLHCAHRNQSVGERYTTDMAITDTLIHELDVLRWLLGEDYTSAQVVYPKKTRHASAHLADPQIVLLETASGVRIDVEIFVNCQYGYDIQCEVVGENGIAKLPDPPAVGLKHAARQSVEIMTDWKERFIASYDVELQAFVDGVRQGALTGPSAWDGYAAAVAADACVRAQQSGAVEPIAMAERPAFYRG; encoded by the coding sequence ATGACGTTGCAAATCGGTGTGATCGGCTGCGGCGCGATCGGCCAGGACCATATCCGCAGGCTGACGCGTACGCTGTCCGGCGCACGCGTGGTAGCCGTCAACGACATCGACCCGCAGCAGGCGCGCGATGCGGTGACGAAGTACGGGCTCGACGCGGAAATCTACGGCGACGGCCACGACGTGGTCGCGGCCGCCGACGTGCAGGCCGTGCTCGTCACGTCGTGGGGGCCGACGCACGAAGCGTTCGTGCTCGACGCGATCGCGCACGGCAAGCCGGTGTTCTGCGAGAAGCCGCTCGCGGTGACTGCCGACGGCTGCATGCGCATCGTCGAGGCCGAGATCGCGCACGGCAAGCGGCTCGTGCAGGTCGGCTTCATGCGTCCGTACGACGAAGGCTATCGTGCGCTCAAGCGCGTGATCGACAGCGGAGAGATCGGCGCGCCGCTGATGCTGCATTGCGCGCATCGCAACCAGTCGGTCGGCGAGCGCTATACGACCGACATGGCGATCACCGACACGCTGATCCACGAGCTCGACGTGCTGCGCTGGCTGCTCGGCGAGGACTACACGAGCGCGCAGGTCGTCTACCCGAAGAAGACGCGCCATGCGAGCGCGCATCTCGCCGATCCGCAGATCGTGCTGCTCGAAACCGCGAGCGGCGTGCGCATCGACGTCGAGATCTTCGTGAACTGCCAGTACGGCTACGACATCCAGTGCGAGGTGGTCGGCGAGAACGGCATCGCGAAGCTGCCCGATCCGCCGGCCGTCGGGCTCAAGCATGCGGCGCGGCAGTCGGTCGAGATCATGACCGACTGGAAGGAGCGCTTCATCGCGTCGTACGACGTCGAGCTGCAGGCGTTCGTCGACGGCGTGCGGCAGGGCGCGCTGACCGGCCCGTCCGCGTGGGACGGCTATGCGGCGGCGGTCGCGGCCGATGCGTGCGTGCGCGCGCAGCAGAGCGGAGCGGTCGAGCCGATCGCGATGGCCGAACGCCCGGCGTTCTATCGCGGCTGA
- a CDS encoding TIM barrel protein — MTMKIGCAPCCWGVDDVKNPHVPPWRHVLAEAAQAGYSGIELGPYGYIPLELDVVSAELERQRLSITAGTIFDDLVSPENLPNLLRQTRDICALITRLPKLPTQDGQRYAAPYLVVMDWGHEERDYAAGHGDRAPRLSDERWARMVDHIRQIATLARDEFGVRAVIHPHAGGYIEFADEIDRIVADVAAETAGLCLDTGHLYYSGMDPETWLRRHAARLDYVHFKDIDATVYDAVMREHIAFFAACARGVMCPIGNGVLDYRAIRRALDDIGYAGYITIEQERDPRNAGTSLRDVAASRAFLASAGFA, encoded by the coding sequence ATGACGATGAAGATTGGCTGCGCGCCGTGCTGCTGGGGCGTCGACGACGTGAAGAATCCGCACGTGCCGCCGTGGCGGCACGTGCTCGCCGAAGCCGCACAGGCCGGCTATTCGGGCATCGAGCTCGGCCCGTACGGCTATATCCCGCTCGAGCTCGACGTGGTGAGCGCGGAGCTCGAACGGCAGCGCCTGAGCATCACCGCCGGCACGATCTTCGACGACCTGGTGTCGCCGGAGAACCTGCCGAACCTGCTGCGCCAGACGCGCGACATCTGCGCGCTGATCACGCGCTTGCCGAAGCTGCCGACGCAGGACGGCCAGCGCTACGCGGCGCCGTACCTGGTCGTGATGGACTGGGGCCACGAGGAGCGCGACTATGCGGCCGGTCACGGCGATCGCGCGCCGCGGCTGTCCGACGAGCGCTGGGCGCGGATGGTGGACCATATCCGGCAGATCGCGACGCTCGCGCGCGACGAGTTCGGCGTGCGCGCGGTGATCCATCCGCATGCGGGCGGTTACATCGAGTTCGCGGACGAGATCGACCGTATCGTCGCCGACGTTGCGGCCGAGACGGCGGGCCTCTGTCTCGACACGGGCCACCTGTACTACTCGGGGATGGATCCCGAGACCTGGCTGCGCCGTCACGCGGCGCGGCTCGACTACGTGCATTTCAAGGATATCGACGCGACCGTGTACGACGCGGTGATGCGCGAGCACATCGCATTCTTCGCGGCGTGCGCGCGCGGCGTGATGTGCCCGATCGGCAACGGCGTGCTCGACTACCGCGCGATTCGCCGCGCGCTCGACGACATCGGCTATGCGGGCTATATCACGATCGAACAGGAGCGCGATCCGCGCAATGCCGGCACGAGCCTGCGCGACGTCGCGGCGAGCCGCGCGTTTCTCGCATCGGCCGGGTTCGCGTGA
- a CDS encoding Gfo/Idh/MocA family protein, translating into MIDGQILLGHSIRWGMVGGGLGSQIGYSHRSAALRDGSFQLVAGAFDIDAERGRQFGVKLGVAADRCYPDYRTMFDAEAKRADGIRAVSIATPNNTHFEICRAALNAGLHVVCEKPLCFTTEEAEALQRLSVEKNRIVGVAYGYSGHQMIEQAREMIARGDLGEIRIVQMQFAHGFHSDGVEAASAAARWRVDPKFAGPSYVLGDIGTHPLYISEVMAPDLKIKRLMCSRQSFVKSRAPLEDNAFTIMEYDTGAIGYVWSSAVNAGSMHGQKVRVIGSKASVEWWDEHPNQLRYEIQGQPAQVLDRGMPYLHPNATREDRIGAGHPEGLFEAWSNLYARFALAMDAADRGDAQTLKQIRFPDVHAGVEGVRWVENCVRSADAGGVWVDYR; encoded by the coding sequence ATGATCGACGGACAGATTCTGCTCGGACATTCGATTCGCTGGGGCATGGTCGGCGGCGGGCTCGGCAGCCAGATCGGCTACAGCCACCGGTCGGCCGCGTTGCGCGACGGCAGTTTCCAGCTCGTTGCCGGCGCGTTCGACATCGATGCCGAGCGCGGGCGGCAGTTCGGCGTGAAGCTCGGCGTCGCCGCGGACCGCTGCTATCCCGACTACCGGACGATGTTCGACGCCGAGGCGAAGCGTGCCGACGGCATCCGCGCGGTGTCGATCGCGACGCCGAACAACACGCACTTCGAGATTTGCCGCGCGGCGCTGAACGCGGGGCTGCACGTCGTATGCGAGAAGCCGCTGTGCTTCACGACCGAGGAGGCCGAGGCGCTGCAGCGGCTGTCGGTCGAGAAGAACCGCATCGTCGGCGTCGCGTACGGCTATTCCGGACACCAGATGATCGAGCAGGCGCGCGAAATGATTGCGCGCGGCGATCTCGGCGAGATCCGCATCGTGCAGATGCAGTTCGCGCACGGCTTCCACAGCGACGGCGTCGAAGCCGCGAGCGCCGCCGCACGCTGGCGCGTCGACCCGAAGTTCGCGGGGCCGAGCTACGTGCTCGGCGATATCGGCACGCACCCGCTGTACATCTCCGAAGTAATGGCGCCGGACCTGAAGATCAAACGGCTGATGTGTTCGCGGCAGAGCTTCGTGAAGAGCCGCGCACCGCTCGAGGACAACGCGTTCACGATCATGGAATACGACACGGGTGCGATCGGCTACGTGTGGTCGAGCGCGGTGAACGCCGGCTCGATGCACGGGCAGAAGGTGCGCGTGATCGGCTCGAAGGCGAGCGTCGAATGGTGGGACGAACATCCGAACCAGTTGCGCTACGAGATCCAGGGGCAGCCCGCGCAGGTGCTCGATCGCGGGATGCCGTACCTGCACCCGAACGCGACGCGCGAAGACCGCATCGGCGCCGGGCATCCGGAAGGGCTGTTCGAAGCGTGGTCGAACCTGTACGCACGCTTCGCGCTCGCGATGGACGCGGCCGATCGCGGCGACGCGCAGACGTTGAAGCAGATCCGCTTTCCGGACGTCCATGCGGGCGTCGAAGGCGTGCGGTGGGTCGAGAACTGCGTGCGGTCCGCCGATGCGGGCGGCGTGTGGGTCGACTATCGTTGA
- a CDS encoding MurR/RpiR family transcriptional regulator, producing the protein MSSSEKPPATVEQFLQHLTQEYDGLSNRLKVIARHVETHRDQLGLEGIQSLAEACGVQPSAVVRFAKHFGFSGFSEMQRLFREGLAQQIAPGRAYNLRLRDVIEAGSSSLQPEQIADEFIKGSIAGMQQLRQTLDSQALAQAVDLLADTQAIWIAGSRRAFPIAVYLDYALQHTDKRIGLFSALGSMHLGQIRSVRDGDVMIAISFMPYADETVQVAQQAAQRGARLIAITDSRMSPLAREAEVTLMVQDSATFGFRALTATMGLAQSLFVALAYRLELSYMPTADGAHGTKAG; encoded by the coding sequence ATGAGTTCATCCGAGAAACCTCCCGCCACCGTCGAGCAGTTCCTGCAGCATCTGACGCAGGAGTACGACGGTCTCAGCAATCGCCTGAAGGTGATTGCGCGTCACGTGGAAACGCATCGGGACCAGCTTGGGCTGGAAGGCATCCAGTCGCTCGCGGAGGCATGCGGCGTCCAGCCGTCGGCCGTCGTGCGCTTCGCGAAGCACTTCGGCTTCTCCGGGTTCTCCGAGATGCAGCGGCTGTTCCGCGAGGGGCTCGCGCAGCAGATCGCGCCGGGGCGTGCGTACAACCTGCGGCTGCGCGACGTGATCGAAGCCGGCTCGTCGAGCCTGCAGCCCGAACAGATCGCCGACGAATTCATCAAGGGCAGCATTGCCGGGATGCAGCAGTTGCGGCAGACGCTCGATTCGCAGGCGCTCGCGCAGGCCGTGGATTTGCTCGCCGATACGCAGGCGATCTGGATCGCCGGGTCGCGGCGCGCGTTTCCGATCGCCGTGTATCTCGACTATGCGCTGCAGCATACCGACAAGCGGATCGGCCTGTTCAGCGCGCTCGGCAGCATGCATCTCGGCCAGATCCGGTCGGTGCGCGACGGCGACGTGATGATCGCGATCTCGTTCATGCCGTATGCGGACGAGACCGTGCAGGTCGCGCAGCAGGCCGCGCAGCGCGGCGCGCGGCTGATCGCGATCACCGACAGCCGGATGAGCCCGCTCGCGCGGGAGGCGGAAGTGACGCTGATGGTGCAGGACAGCGCGACGTTCGGCTTTCGTGCGCTGACCGCCACGATGGGCCTCGCGCAGAGTCTGTTCGTCGCGCTCGCGTACCGGCTCGAGTTGTCCTATATGCCGACCGCCGACGGCGCGCACGGCACGAAAGCCGGTTGA
- a CDS encoding CoA-acylating methylmalonate-semialdehyde dehydrogenase, protein MTTVPAYTSDADVGHYLDGAPVAGRSGRFQDVFNPALGRAVRRVALAGDDEVQRAVASARAAFPAWADTPPIRRARVLHRFLQLMNEHRDTLAAIITAEHGKVFSDAQGEVARGIDIIEFACGVPQLLKGDFTDQVSTGIDNWTMRQPLGVVAGITPFNFPCMVPCWMFPVALATGNTFVLKPSERDPSAALFIADLLTQAGLPAGVFNVVQGDKGAVDALLDHPDVQAVSFVGSTPIAAYVQQRAVQSGKRVQALGGAKNHLVVMPDANIEQAVDALIGAAYGSAGERCMAISIAVLVGDVADKIVPAVAERARKLVIGDGMSPEVEMGPIVTGDALKRIEGYIEQGVNEGAQLVVDGRGLRVPGREAGFFTGGTLFDRVTPDMRIYKEEIFGPVLGCVRVKDFGEAVDLINAHEFGNGVSCFTSDGGIAREFARRIQVGMVGINVPIPVPMAWHGFGGWKKSLFGDMHAYGEEGVRFYTRQKSVMQRWSSSIGKGAEFAMPTAK, encoded by the coding sequence ATGACCACGGTTCCCGCCTATACGTCCGACGCCGACGTCGGCCACTACCTCGACGGCGCGCCCGTCGCCGGCCGCAGCGGCCGTTTCCAGGACGTCTTCAATCCGGCGCTCGGCCGCGCGGTGCGCCGCGTCGCGCTCGCGGGCGACGACGAAGTGCAGCGCGCCGTCGCGTCCGCCCGTGCGGCGTTCCCGGCCTGGGCCGACACGCCGCCGATCCGCCGCGCGCGCGTGCTGCACCGCTTCCTGCAACTGATGAACGAGCACCGCGACACGCTCGCGGCGATCATCACGGCCGAGCACGGCAAGGTGTTCTCGGATGCGCAGGGCGAAGTCGCGCGCGGCATCGACATCATCGAATTCGCATGCGGCGTGCCGCAACTGCTGAAGGGCGATTTCACCGACCAGGTCAGCACCGGCATCGACAACTGGACGATGCGCCAGCCGCTCGGCGTCGTCGCGGGCATCACGCCGTTCAACTTCCCGTGCATGGTGCCGTGCTGGATGTTCCCGGTCGCGCTCGCGACGGGCAACACGTTCGTGCTGAAGCCGAGCGAGCGCGACCCGTCGGCCGCGCTGTTCATCGCCGACCTGCTCACGCAGGCCGGCCTGCCCGCCGGCGTGTTCAACGTCGTCCAGGGCGACAAGGGCGCGGTCGATGCCCTCCTCGACCACCCGGACGTGCAGGCCGTCAGTTTCGTCGGCTCGACGCCGATCGCAGCCTACGTGCAGCAGCGCGCGGTGCAGTCGGGCAAGCGCGTGCAGGCGCTCGGCGGCGCGAAGAACCACCTCGTCGTGATGCCCGACGCGAACATCGAGCAGGCCGTCGACGCGCTGATCGGCGCCGCATACGGCTCCGCGGGCGAGCGCTGCATGGCGATCAGCATCGCGGTGCTGGTCGGCGACGTGGCCGACAAGATCGTGCCGGCGGTCGCCGAGCGCGCACGCAAGCTGGTGATCGGCGACGGGATGTCGCCGGAAGTCGAGATGGGGCCGATCGTCACCGGCGACGCGCTCAAGCGCATCGAAGGCTATATCGAGCAGGGCGTGAACGAAGGCGCGCAACTGGTGGTCGACGGCCGCGGGCTGCGCGTGCCGGGCCGCGAAGCCGGCTTCTTCACCGGCGGTACGCTGTTCGACCGCGTGACGCCCGACATGCGCATCTACAAGGAAGAGATCTTCGGGCCGGTGCTCGGCTGCGTGCGCGTGAAGGACTTCGGCGAAGCGGTCGACCTGATCAACGCGCACGAGTTCGGCAACGGCGTGTCGTGCTTCACGAGCGACGGCGGCATCGCGCGAGAATTCGCGCGGCGCATCCAGGTCGGCATGGTCGGCATCAACGTGCCGATCCCGGTGCCGATGGCGTGGCACGGCTTCGGCGGCTGGAAGAAGAGCCTGTTCGGCGACATGCACGCATACGGCGAGGAAGGCGTGCGCTTCTACACGCGTCAGAAGTCGGTGATGCAGCGCTGGTCGTCGAGCATCGGCAAGGGCGCCGAATTCGCGATGCCGACCGCGAAGTAA
- a CDS encoding LysR family transcriptional regulator, which produces MNQQNVQALWPHIHSLTVLSAAGSFTAAAQRLGISKAAMSQRIADLEKAAGVPLVRRTTRSVRLTDAGQTLVDSTRDAFESIGQHFARVKDLAGEPRGLLRLTVPVALGRQQIVPHLPDFLRQHPGVQIELDLSDRLHSLTQEGFDLAIRHTTTAPQTHVAWKLCDTRSLLVASRDYLDTRGEPRHPSELVDHSCLCYLREHEPAAWSFEPDGRRRQRVSVPVRGSFAANNSEAMREAALGGLGIALLPDFSARRDLDAGRLVALLDGWRPSGAFGDHIFAIRPYSPVVPSAVRALVRHLRERLAGGFSGA; this is translated from the coding sequence ATGAATCAGCAAAATGTCCAGGCGCTCTGGCCGCACATCCATTCGCTGACGGTGCTGTCCGCGGCGGGCAGTTTCACGGCTGCCGCGCAGCGGCTCGGCATCAGCAAGGCCGCGATGAGCCAGCGCATCGCCGATCTCGAAAAGGCGGCCGGTGTGCCGCTCGTGCGGCGCACCACGCGCAGCGTGCGGCTCACCGATGCGGGCCAGACGCTCGTCGACAGCACGCGCGACGCGTTCGAGTCGATCGGCCAGCATTTCGCGCGCGTGAAGGATCTCGCCGGCGAGCCGCGCGGGCTGCTCCGCCTGACGGTGCCGGTCGCGCTCGGGCGCCAGCAGATCGTGCCGCACCTGCCCGATTTTCTGCGCCAGCATCCGGGCGTACAGATCGAGCTCGACCTGTCCGACCGCCTGCATTCGCTGACGCAGGAGGGCTTCGATCTCGCGATCCGCCATACGACCACCGCGCCGCAGACCCATGTCGCGTGGAAGCTGTGCGACACGCGTTCGCTGCTGGTCGCGAGCCGCGACTATCTCGACACGCGCGGCGAGCCGCGCCACCCGAGCGAACTCGTCGATCACAGCTGTCTGTGCTACTTGCGCGAGCACGAGCCGGCCGCGTGGAGCTTCGAGCCGGACGGCCGCCGGCGCCAGCGCGTGAGCGTGCCGGTGCGCGGCAGTTTCGCGGCGAACAACAGCGAGGCGATGCGCGAGGCCGCGCTCGGCGGGCTCGGCATCGCGCTGCTGCCCGATTTCAGCGCGCGACGCGATCTCGACGCCGGCCGGCTCGTCGCGCTGCTCGACGGCTGGCGGCCGTCGGGTGCGTTCGGCGACCACATTTTCGCGATCCGCCCGTACAGCCCGGTCGTGCCGAGCGCGGTGCGCGCGCTCGTGCGGCACCTGCGCGAGCGGCTCGCGGGCGGCTTCTCCGGCGCGTGA
- a CDS encoding sulfurtransferase TusA family protein — MQIHKEVDARGLNCPLPILRAKKALADMESGQILKVLATDPGSQRDFAAFAKQTGNEIVESTTQDKTFVFLMRRR; from the coding sequence ATGCAGATTCACAAGGAAGTGGACGCGCGCGGGCTCAATTGCCCGTTGCCGATCCTGCGTGCCAAGAAAGCGCTTGCCGATATGGAAAGCGGGCAGATCCTCAAGGTGCTCGCGACCGATCCGGGCTCGCAGCGCGATTTCGCCGCGTTCGCGAAGCAGACGGGCAACGAGATCGTCGAATCGACGACCCAGGACAAGACCTTCGTGTTCCTGATGCGTCGCCGCTGA
- a CDS encoding response regulator transcription factor produces MRIAVLDDDPAQTDFVSQTLTAVGHTCYAFKEGKALKKRLQRETFDLLVLDWNVPDMSGEEVLKWVRANQTEHSLPIIFMTSRDDEAGITQILNAGADDYVVKPVSGPILRARIGSLLRRAYPVNAEATVREFDQFRFDVNLKQAYVGDKAVSLTQKEFELALLLFQHLDRPLSRAHILDLVWKQATDIPSRTMDTHISMLRTKLGLRPENGYRLAPIYGYGYRLERVGQGEPE; encoded by the coding sequence ATGAGAATTGCTGTACTGGATGACGATCCGGCCCAGACGGATTTCGTCAGTCAAACGCTGACGGCCGTCGGCCACACGTGCTATGCGTTCAAGGAAGGCAAGGCCCTGAAGAAGCGCCTGCAGCGCGAGACGTTCGACCTGCTGGTGCTCGACTGGAACGTGCCCGACATGTCCGGCGAGGAAGTGCTCAAATGGGTGCGCGCCAACCAGACCGAGCACAGCCTGCCGATCATCTTCATGACGAGCCGCGACGACGAGGCGGGGATCACGCAGATCCTCAACGCCGGCGCCGACGATTACGTGGTCAAGCCCGTGTCGGGCCCGATCCTGCGCGCGCGCATCGGCTCGCTGCTGCGCCGCGCGTATCCGGTCAACGCCGAGGCGACCGTCCGCGAATTCGATCAGTTCCGTTTCGACGTGAACCTGAAGCAGGCGTACGTCGGCGACAAGGCCGTGAGCCTCACGCAAAAGGAATTCGAGCTCGCGCTGCTGCTGTTCCAGCATCTCGATCGGCCGCTGTCGCGCGCGCACATTCTCGACCTCGTGTGGAAGCAGGCGACCGACATTCCGTCGCGCACGATGGATACGCATATTTCGATGCTGCGCACGAAGCTCGGCCTGCGGCCCGAGAACGGTTACCGTCTCGCGCCGATCTACGGGTACGGCTACCGTCTCGAACGGGTCGGCCAGGGGGAACCGGAGTGA
- a CDS encoding FecR family protein — protein MTARITQRTASLRTAALRAACAVAFAFAAQQAAAQPPAAAGKTVVYRTQAGDTLYDVATRYLQGADDWQLLQQINGVPAPKRLQPGVALKLPVARLRKEKLTARVIAVQGTAERASGATSGTSFAPLANDATLAEGDRVRTGPNGFVTIELADGTHMSLPPDSQLELKSLRRTVLTGTLDREFELTRGSVDSEVTHLKKRDDRFQIRSPSVVAGVRGTRFRVNYDAAGTAATRVEVLDGTVGVAGGRQPAGATLVHANFGSVATSSGAVGAPVELLGAPTLAHPDKVQDEPDVAFDLTPLAQAHAYRVQLAHDAGLLDLFRETRTDSPHAVFRDVPNGNYFVRIAAIDANGLEGQPRTYAFERRVMGLDASASQGAGGYEFRWSPNGSGKNARYRFVLSRSKDLSAPVVDQVGLHARQITVAHLPAGDYFWAVTVEEFEGGKFYEKTSPVSAFTLSR, from the coding sequence GTGACCGCGCGAATCACGCAGCGTACGGCGAGCCTGCGCACGGCGGCACTGCGCGCAGCCTGCGCGGTCGCGTTCGCGTTCGCCGCGCAGCAGGCCGCGGCGCAGCCGCCCGCCGCCGCAGGCAAGACGGTCGTCTATCGCACGCAGGCGGGCGACACGCTGTACGACGTCGCCACGCGCTACCTGCAAGGCGCGGACGACTGGCAACTGCTCCAGCAGATCAACGGCGTGCCGGCGCCGAAGCGCCTGCAGCCCGGCGTCGCGCTGAAGCTGCCGGTCGCGCGGCTGCGCAAGGAAAAGCTCACCGCCCGCGTGATCGCGGTGCAGGGCACGGCCGAGCGCGCGTCCGGCGCTACGTCCGGCACCTCGTTCGCGCCGCTCGCGAACGATGCGACGCTCGCCGAGGGCGATCGCGTGCGCACCGGCCCGAACGGCTTCGTGACGATCGAGCTGGCCGACGGCACGCACATGAGCCTGCCGCCCGACAGCCAGCTCGAGCTGAAGTCGCTGCGCCGCACGGTGCTGACCGGCACGCTCGATCGCGAGTTCGAACTCACGCGCGGCTCGGTCGACAGCGAAGTCACCCACCTGAAGAAACGCGACGATCGCTTCCAGATCCGCTCGCCGTCGGTCGTCGCCGGCGTGCGCGGCACGCGCTTTCGCGTGAACTACGACGCGGCCGGCACCGCGGCGACCCGCGTCGAAGTGCTCGACGGCACCGTCGGCGTCGCGGGCGGCCGGCAGCCGGCCGGCGCGACGCTCGTGCATGCGAACTTCGGCAGCGTCGCGACGTCGTCCGGCGCGGTCGGCGCGCCCGTCGAACTGCTGGGCGCGCCCACGCTCGCGCATCCCGACAAGGTGCAGGACGAGCCCGACGTCGCATTCGACCTCACGCCGCTCGCGCAGGCGCATGCGTATCGCGTGCAGCTCGCGCACGACGCGGGGCTGCTCGACCTGTTCCGCGAAACGCGTACCGATTCCCCGCACGCGGTGTTCCGCGACGTGCCGAACGGGAATTACTTCGTGCGGATCGCCGCGATCGATGCGAACGGCCTCGAGGGGCAGCCGCGCACCTATGCGTTCGAACGCCGCGTGATGGGGCTCGACGCGAGCGCGTCGCAAGGCGCGGGCGGTTACGAGTTCCGCTGGTCGCCGAACGGGTCGGGAAAGAATGCGCGTTACCGGTTCGTGCTGTCGCGTTCGAAGGACCTGAGCGCGCCGGTCGTCGACCAGGTCGGCCTGCACGCGCGCCAGATCACCGTCGCGCACCTGCCGGCGGGCGACTACTTCTGGGCCGTGACCGTCGAGGAATTCGAAGGCGGCAAGTTCTACGAGAAGACCAGTCCGGTCAGCGCGTTCACGTTGTCGCGCTGA